A window of Phycodurus eques isolate BA_2022a chromosome 5, UOR_Pequ_1.1, whole genome shotgun sequence contains these coding sequences:
- the ndufa9a gene encoding NADH dehydrogenase [ubiquinone] 1 alpha subcomplex subunit 9, mitochondrial has product MATLALVSRPASVLPKIPKGCCPPTVLSASCVGPIQQRKLHHAVIPKGKGGRSSSSGIAATVFGATGFLGRYVVSRLGRIGSQIIIPHRCDQYDTMYFKPMGDLGQIIFMEWDAKNKDSIKRALEHSNVVINLVGKEWETKNYRFEDVFVSIPQQIAKATREAGITKFIHMSHLNADIRSPSKYLRNKAVGETAVRDEFPDAIIMKPSEMFGREDRFFNYYANMRWFGNAVPLISLGKKTVKQPVHVVDVAKAIINAVKDPEANGKTYALVGPNRYLLHDLVEYIYAIAHRPFVPYPLPRPLFLLAAQFFALNPFEPWTTPDKIERFHATDMKYPGLPGLEDFGISPSAVERRAIEILRRHRRFRFLEADLDATKPAKTVNY; this is encoded by the exons ATGGCGACGCTCGCGCTAGTTAGCCGTCCTGCGAGTGTCCTTCCGAAGATTCCGA AGGGCTGCTGTCCCCCCACCGTGTTATCAGCCTCTTGCGTGGGCCCAATTCAGCAGAGGAAGCTGCACCATGCCGTCATCCCCAAAGGGAAAGGAGGCCGCTCGTCATCCAGTGGCATCGCCGCCACCGTGTTCGGTGCTACAGGCTTCCTGGGCCGATATGTGGTCAGTCGGCTGG GTCGGATTGGCTCGCAGATCATAATCCCTCACCGGTGTGATCAGTATGACACCATGTATTTTAAGCCTATGGGGGACCTGGGACAAATCATTTTTATG GAGTGGGATGCCAAGAACAAAGACTCCATCAAACGAGCTTTGGAGCACTCCAACGTCGTCATCAATCTTGTGGGAAAAGAGTGGGAAACAAA GAACTACCGCTTTGAGGATGTCTTTGTGAGCATCCCTCAGCAGATCGCCAAGGCAACCAGAGAGGCTGGCATCACTAAGTTCATCCACATGTCTCACCTTAATGCCGACATCCGCAGCCCATCCAAATACCTGAGGAACAAG GCTGTAGGAGAGACGGCAGTGAGAGACGAGTTTCCCGACGCCATCATCATGAAGCCCTCTGAGATGTTCGGGAGGGAGGACAGGTTCTTCAACTACTACGCAA ACATGCGTTGGTTTGGCAACGCCGTTCCGCTCATCAGCCTCGGGAAGAAAACTGTCAAGCAACCTGTTCAC GTTGTCGACGTGGCGAAGGCCATCATCAACGCGGTCAAAGACCCAGAGGCCAATGGCAAGACGTACGCACTCGTCGG TCCCAACCGGTACCTGCTCCACGACCTGGTGGAATACATCTACGCCATCGCTCACAGGCCCTTTGTGCCCTATCCACTTCCTCGCCCACTCTTTCT CCTGGCTGCTCAGTTTTTCGCATTGAACCCATTTGAGCCCTGGACGACACCAGACAAAATAGAAAGG TTTCACGCAACCGACATGAAGTACCCAGGACTTCCTGGTCTGGAGGATTTTGGTATCAGTCCCTCCGCCGTAGAGCGAAGGGCAATTGAGATTCTGCGTCGCCATCGCCGATTCCGTTTCCTGGAAGCTGACCTCGATGCGACGAAGCCAGCGAAAACTGTCAACTACTAA
- the dyrk4 gene encoding dual specificity tyrosine-phosphorylation-regulated kinase 4 isoform X1, which translates to MLPEINKTSPPEAFPHRQQAEGSRLGTNRSCLQQFGPGVGTLPQLEPPVVQVVVSNAKNQHQQQSDHMLPQIVNQGVQNYYQTNTVESQKPTQQFTVRFGAAMAKISVSRNTKLFSNRLNKEKAPEGRRLPMSPSDSIYNFQDRLTEFEKEEIMDYAEIWFHGLCSQKIEGSRDAPQNCGYDDEHGSYIRVLHDHIAYRFEVLEVIGKGSFGQVLKCLDHKTNELVAVKMIRNKKRFHHQALVELKILDVIKRKDKDNVHNVIHMKEYFYFRNHLCISFELLGVNLYELIKKNNFQGFSVALIRRFTHALLRCLQMLHREKIIHCDLKPENILLSQRGPGNIKVVDFGSSCYEQQRVYTYIQSRFYRSPEVILGHPYSVAIDMWSLGCILAELHTGYPLFPGESEVEQIACIMELLGMPPNDFVQSASRRRLFFDSKGNPRNTTNSKGKKRRPNSKELSTTLKTNDALFLDFITRCLTWDPTKRMTPDEGLQHDWILEGKFNKVKPTTKSSGKKPTDSVTATEQNGDDNYGKRANGKSVERFSNDENSDDDKLKRHSSGTKTTPGERLQPIGASAEDEVCDTEDSKFEGLERPVHIFIKPQEEKGTEVQESLVLSRCLPHIMK; encoded by the exons ATGTTGCCAGAGATAAATAAG ACGTCACCCCCGGAGGCATTCCCTCACAGACAGCAAGCAGAGGGCAGTCGTCTTGGGACCAACCGATCCTGCTTACAG CAGTTTGGCCCAGGAGTAGGAACTTTGCCTCAGCTCGAGCCTCCGGTAGTCCAGGTGGTGGTCAGTAATGCCAAGAATCAGCACCAGCAGCAGTCTGACCACATGCTGCCCCAAATTGTCAATCAGGGGGTCCAGAACTACTATCAAACAAACACA GTTGAGAGCCAGAAGCCCACTCAGCAATTCACCGTGCGATTTGGTGCAGCCATGGCTAAAATATCAGTGTCTCGCAACACCAAACTCTTCAGCAACAGGCTGAATAAAGAAAAGGCACCCGAGGGTCGCAGGCTACCGATGTCTCCTTCAG ACTCAATCTACAACTTCCAAGATCGTCTGACAGAGTTTGAGAAGGAGGAAATAATGGACTACGCAGAGATCTGGTTCCACGGGCTGTGCTCTCAGAAGATAGAGGGTTCCCGAGATGCACCGCAGAACTGTGGATATGATGATGAACATGGGAGCTACATCAGG GTACTGCATGACCACATCGCCTACAGATTTGAAGTACTTGAAGTGATTGGAAAAGGCTCCTTTGGGCAGGTTCTGAAATGCTTGGACCACAAGACCAACGAACTTGTAGCTGTTAAGATGATCCGCAACAAGAAGAG GTTTCATCACCAAGCTTTAGTTGAGCTGAAGATTCTGGATGTGATAAAGAGGAAAGACAAAGACAACGTTCACAACGTCATCCACATGAAGGAGTACTTCTACTTCCGAAATCACCTCTGCATCTCCTTTGAGCTTCTCGG GGTGAACTTGTATGAGCTCATCAAAAAGAACAACTTCCAGGGCTTCAGTGTGGCTCTCATCCGTCGCTTCACCCATGCTCTGCTCAGATGCCTGCAGATGCTCCACAGAGAAAAGATCATACACTGCGACCTCAAGCCG GAGAACATCCTTTTGTCTCAGAGAGGACCAGGAAACATCAAGGTGGTCGATTTTGGATCAAGCTGTTACGAACAGCAAAGAG TGTACACCTACATCCAGAGCCGGTTCTACCGCTCCCCAGAGGTCATCCTGGGTCACCCCTACAGCGTGGCCATTGACATGTGGAGTCTGGGCTGCATCCTGGCTGAGCTCCACACTGGGTACCCTCTCTTCCCTGGGGAGAGTGAAGTGGAGCAGATAGCATGCATCATGGAG CTTCTTGGAATGCCTCCTAATGATTTTGTTCAGTCGGCATCCAGGAGGAGATTGTTTTTTG ACTCAAAAGGAAATCCCAGAAACACTACCAATAGTAAGGGGAAGAAACGAAGACCCAATTCCAAGGAGCTGTCAACTACACTGAAGACAAACGATGCTTTATTCTTAGACTTCATCACACGCTGCCTCAC TTGGGATCCAACTAAACGGATGACACCGGATGAGGGTTTACAGCATGACTGGATCCTGGAGGGGAAATTCAACAAGGTGAAGCCTACAACCAAATCATCCGGGAAGAAGCCTACAGACAGTGTGACAGCCACAGAGCAAAATGGTGACGACAATTACGGCAAACGAGCTAACGGCAAATCCG TGGAGAGGTTCAGCAACGACGAAAACAGTGACGACGACAAGCTGAAGAGACACAGTTCAGGCACAAAGACGACTCCGGGCGAACGTCTGCAGCCTATCGGGGCGTCGGCGGAGGACGAGGTGTGTGACACTGAGGATTCGAAATTTGAGGGTTTAGAGAGGCCTGTTCacatcttcatcaaacctcagGAGGAAAAGGGCACAGAGGTCCAAGAGAGCCTCGTGCTCTCTCGGTGTTTGCCTCATATAATGAAGTAA
- the dyrk4 gene encoding dual specificity tyrosine-phosphorylation-regulated kinase 4 isoform X2 → MLPEINKTSPPEAFPHRQQAEGSRLGTNRSCLQFGPGVGTLPQLEPPVVQVVVSNAKNQHQQQSDHMLPQIVNQGVQNYYQTNTVESQKPTQQFTVRFGAAMAKISVSRNTKLFSNRLNKEKAPEGRRLPMSPSDSIYNFQDRLTEFEKEEIMDYAEIWFHGLCSQKIEGSRDAPQNCGYDDEHGSYIRVLHDHIAYRFEVLEVIGKGSFGQVLKCLDHKTNELVAVKMIRNKKRFHHQALVELKILDVIKRKDKDNVHNVIHMKEYFYFRNHLCISFELLGVNLYELIKKNNFQGFSVALIRRFTHALLRCLQMLHREKIIHCDLKPENILLSQRGPGNIKVVDFGSSCYEQQRVYTYIQSRFYRSPEVILGHPYSVAIDMWSLGCILAELHTGYPLFPGESEVEQIACIMELLGMPPNDFVQSASRRRLFFDSKGNPRNTTNSKGKKRRPNSKELSTTLKTNDALFLDFITRCLTWDPTKRMTPDEGLQHDWILEGKFNKVKPTTKSSGKKPTDSVTATEQNGDDNYGKRANGKSVERFSNDENSDDDKLKRHSSGTKTTPGERLQPIGASAEDEVCDTEDSKFEGLERPVHIFIKPQEEKGTEVQESLVLSRCLPHIMK, encoded by the exons ATGTTGCCAGAGATAAATAAG ACGTCACCCCCGGAGGCATTCCCTCACAGACAGCAAGCAGAGGGCAGTCGTCTTGGGACCAACCGATCCTGCTTACAG TTTGGCCCAGGAGTAGGAACTTTGCCTCAGCTCGAGCCTCCGGTAGTCCAGGTGGTGGTCAGTAATGCCAAGAATCAGCACCAGCAGCAGTCTGACCACATGCTGCCCCAAATTGTCAATCAGGGGGTCCAGAACTACTATCAAACAAACACA GTTGAGAGCCAGAAGCCCACTCAGCAATTCACCGTGCGATTTGGTGCAGCCATGGCTAAAATATCAGTGTCTCGCAACACCAAACTCTTCAGCAACAGGCTGAATAAAGAAAAGGCACCCGAGGGTCGCAGGCTACCGATGTCTCCTTCAG ACTCAATCTACAACTTCCAAGATCGTCTGACAGAGTTTGAGAAGGAGGAAATAATGGACTACGCAGAGATCTGGTTCCACGGGCTGTGCTCTCAGAAGATAGAGGGTTCCCGAGATGCACCGCAGAACTGTGGATATGATGATGAACATGGGAGCTACATCAGG GTACTGCATGACCACATCGCCTACAGATTTGAAGTACTTGAAGTGATTGGAAAAGGCTCCTTTGGGCAGGTTCTGAAATGCTTGGACCACAAGACCAACGAACTTGTAGCTGTTAAGATGATCCGCAACAAGAAGAG GTTTCATCACCAAGCTTTAGTTGAGCTGAAGATTCTGGATGTGATAAAGAGGAAAGACAAAGACAACGTTCACAACGTCATCCACATGAAGGAGTACTTCTACTTCCGAAATCACCTCTGCATCTCCTTTGAGCTTCTCGG GGTGAACTTGTATGAGCTCATCAAAAAGAACAACTTCCAGGGCTTCAGTGTGGCTCTCATCCGTCGCTTCACCCATGCTCTGCTCAGATGCCTGCAGATGCTCCACAGAGAAAAGATCATACACTGCGACCTCAAGCCG GAGAACATCCTTTTGTCTCAGAGAGGACCAGGAAACATCAAGGTGGTCGATTTTGGATCAAGCTGTTACGAACAGCAAAGAG TGTACACCTACATCCAGAGCCGGTTCTACCGCTCCCCAGAGGTCATCCTGGGTCACCCCTACAGCGTGGCCATTGACATGTGGAGTCTGGGCTGCATCCTGGCTGAGCTCCACACTGGGTACCCTCTCTTCCCTGGGGAGAGTGAAGTGGAGCAGATAGCATGCATCATGGAG CTTCTTGGAATGCCTCCTAATGATTTTGTTCAGTCGGCATCCAGGAGGAGATTGTTTTTTG ACTCAAAAGGAAATCCCAGAAACACTACCAATAGTAAGGGGAAGAAACGAAGACCCAATTCCAAGGAGCTGTCAACTACACTGAAGACAAACGATGCTTTATTCTTAGACTTCATCACACGCTGCCTCAC TTGGGATCCAACTAAACGGATGACACCGGATGAGGGTTTACAGCATGACTGGATCCTGGAGGGGAAATTCAACAAGGTGAAGCCTACAACCAAATCATCCGGGAAGAAGCCTACAGACAGTGTGACAGCCACAGAGCAAAATGGTGACGACAATTACGGCAAACGAGCTAACGGCAAATCCG TGGAGAGGTTCAGCAACGACGAAAACAGTGACGACGACAAGCTGAAGAGACACAGTTCAGGCACAAAGACGACTCCGGGCGAACGTCTGCAGCCTATCGGGGCGTCGGCGGAGGACGAGGTGTGTGACACTGAGGATTCGAAATTTGAGGGTTTAGAGAGGCCTGTTCacatcttcatcaaacctcagGAGGAAAAGGGCACAGAGGTCCAAGAGAGCCTCGTGCTCTCTCGGTGTTTGCCTCATATAATGAAGTAA